One Trichoderma atroviride chromosome 7, complete sequence DNA segment encodes these proteins:
- a CDS encoding uncharacterized protein (TransMembrane:1 (o6-32i)): protein MPRSAPLLVLVLVLVLVLVLVLVLVLVLVLVLGPTWRQRGSAVDQRKRPHLRKLENDQTRRRGPGS, encoded by the coding sequence ATGCCTCGATCCGCGCcgctgttggtgctggtgctggtgctggtgctggtgctggtgctggtgctggtgctggtgctggtgctggtgctggtgttggGACCGACATGGCGGCAACGCGGCAGTGCCGTAGATCAACGCAAACGCCCGCATCTTCGCAAGCTGGAGAATGATCAGACAAGGCGCAGGGGTCCGGGTAGCTGA